AGACGCCGATCGGAACCATGACCATGTTGTCCATGCTGTCGCCGAACATGTTGCCCTTTTTTTCGGCCACGCCGATGACCGTAAACTTGCGTCCTCCGATGCTGATGCGTTTGCCGATCGGATCGCCGGTGGGAAAGAGCACTTTCAGCACATCCTGTCCCAAAACACAGACGGACCGGCGATGCCGCACATCCGTTTCTGAGAGAAAGCGACCGGTCTCGGGCAAAACGTTCGAGGTCTCCATATAGTCTTCAGTGGTGCCGACAATGATGACGCCGTCCGCGGTGCGGTCGCGATACGACACAGGGCGCCGTGCATAGAGCGTCGGCGCAACCGCCACAGCCGTGGTCATCATCTCCTTCAGTTTTTGCGCTTCATGAACCGTCAGATTCGGTCGATTGCGAAAGGTGAACCATTCGCGACCGCCCATTATCCAAGGAAATTTAGAAACATAGAGCGTCGTTGTTCCGATTTTGGAGATTTCTGTAGCAAAAGCGCGGTTGAGGCCTTGAATGAGCGCCACAATCGTGATTACCGTCATCACACCGATGACAATACCGAGGGTCGTCAACAACGAACGCAGCTTGTAGGAGAGCAGAGCTCGGTAAGCGATCTTGACGCTTTCGCCGATATAGATGAGCCAACGTCTCATAAAGGGTGTTACTCCACGGCTTCGTCGCGTTCGATCATGCCGTCCCGCAGTCGAATAATGCGGTCCGAATGCTCGGCGATGTATTCTTCGTGTGTGACCAAGATGATTGTATTGCCGGCGTCATGCAGTTTTTCGAAAATCTCCATAATTTCCTCGCCGGTGCGACTGTCCAAGTTGCCGGTGGGCTCGTCGGCAAGAATGATGGAGGGGTTGTTGACCAAAGCGCGGGCGATGGCCACGCGCTGCCGCTGCCCGCCGGACAGCTCATTGGGTTTATGATGCATGCGGTCGGCAAGTCCCACACGCGCCAACGCCTCTTCGGCCAGTTTGCGCCGCTTGGCGGCCGGGGTTCCATTGTAAATCAAGGGCAGCTCGACATTGTGCAGCGCATCGGCGCGCGGCAGCAAATTGAAGGTCTGAAAAACAAAGCCGATTTCCTTGTTGCGAATTTCGGCCAGCTCGTCGTCGCTCATTTCACTGACGTTGATGCCGTTCAGCCGGTACGTTCCGCTCGTCGGCGTGTCCAAACAACCCAGAATATTCATTAGAGTCGATTTTCCGGACCCCGACGGACCCATTACGGCGATATATTCGTTCCGCTCCACCTTTAAATTCACACCCCTAAGCGCCTGTACCGCCACCGCACCGACTTCGTATATCTTGACCAGATCGTTCAATTCGATCAACATCGAGCCGTTCCTTTCTACTCGGATTTTTTCGCTTTGTCCGATTTACCTTCTTGTTTGATCTTTATCGGGCTCCCGTCCTTCAAGTCGCGCGAAATGGCCCGAAAGCTGCCGGACACCACTTTCTGTCCTTCCTCCAATCCGCTGATAATCTC
This DNA window, taken from candidate division KSB1 bacterium, encodes the following:
- a CDS encoding ABC transporter ATP-binding protein is translated as MIELNDLVKIYEVGAVAVQALRGVNLKVERNEYIAVMGPSGSGKSTLMNILGCLDTPTSGTYRLNGINVSEMSDDELAEIRNKEIGFVFQTFNLLPRADALHNVELPLIYNGTPAAKRRKLAEEALARVGLADRMHHKPNELSGGQRQRVAIARALVNNPSIILADEPTGNLDSRTGEEIMEIFEKLHDAGNTIILVTHEEYIAEHSDRIIRLRDGMIERDEAVE
- a CDS encoding ABC transporter permease, encoding MRRWLIYIGESVKIAYRALLSYKLRSLLTTLGIVIGVMTVITIVALIQGLNRAFATEISKIGTTTLYVSKFPWIMGGREWFTFRNRPNLTVHEAQKLKEMMTTAVAVAPTLYARRPVSYRDRTADGVIIVGTTEDYMETSNVLPETGRFLSETDVRHRRSVCVLGQDVLKVLFPTGDPIGKRISIGGRKFTVIGVAEKKGNMFGDSMDNMVMVPIGV